A DNA window from Arachis duranensis cultivar V14167 chromosome 3, aradu.V14167.gnm2.J7QH, whole genome shotgun sequence contains the following coding sequences:
- the LOC107478265 gene encoding peroxisomal and mitochondrial division factor 2-like: MVNCCAIAARATELEIEFARLQHDSMSDMRATKETMAETTELRKLLPEVESRVELLEREVEFLKKDKSESEEKIRDLEKKIGALEKKDVDERNKWTKVEEELREKIQEKEKEGLELGQKTKEVERFANLKSSDIEEGVKEKLNLQEALKKSEEREKSLELFVARLKEEAGVAENVIRGLNQKVDTVNGGVNRNRVIGRDGKRVKGLNVQWPVVAAGSTVVAAAAVIWFYFWLIYENNDDDGIKLYVLVCYNSGNRSRSNRGIAAAAAREFAATAAAFMIAAVTFVAAIAEEVDGEQR; this comes from the exons ATGGTGAATTGCTG TGCGATCGCCGCGAGGGCAACAGAGCTGGAGATAGAGTTTGCGAGGCTCCAACATGACTCCATGTCGGATATGAGAGCCACCAAGGAGACGATGGCTGAGACTACTGAGCTTAGAAAGCTACTACCAGAGGTGGAATCCAGGGTGGAATTGCTGGAGCGAGAAGTTGAATTCTTGAAGAAGGATAAATCTGAGAGTGAAGAGAAAATTAGGGATTTGGAGAAGAAAATTGGGGCTCTGGAGAAAAAAGATGTTGATGAGAGGAACAAGTGGACTAAGGTTGAGGAGGAGTTGAGGGAGAAGATTCAAGAGAAGGAAAAGGAGGGTTTGGAATTAGGGCAGAAAACTAAGGAAGTGGAGAGATTTGCAAATTTGAAGAGCTCGGATATAGAAGAAGGGGTTAAGGAGAAACTGAACTTGCAGGAGGCACTGAAGAAGtctgaagagagagaaaagagctTGGAATTGTTTGTTGCTCGATTGAAAGAAGAAGCAGGGGTGGCTGAGAATGTGATCAGAGGACTAAACCAGAAGGTTGATACTGTGAATGGTGGAGTGAATAGAAATAGGGTTATTGGTAGGGATGGGAAAAGGGTGAAGGGTTTGAATGTTCAGTGGCCTGTGGTGGCAGCTGGTTCTACTGTTGTTGCAGCTGCTGCTGTGATCTGGTTCTACTTTTGGTTGATCTATGAAAATAACGACGATGACG GCATAAAGCTCTATGTGCTAGTGTGTTACAATAGCGGCAACAGAAGCAGAAGCAACAGGGGCATTGCAGCAGCGGCAGCAAGGGAGTTTGCAGCAACAGCAGCAGCGTTCATGATAGCAGCAGTGACGTTTGTAGCAGCTATAGCAGAGGAGGTTGACGGAGAGCAAAGATGA